In Phyllostomus discolor isolate MPI-MPIP mPhyDis1 chromosome 3, mPhyDis1.pri.v3, whole genome shotgun sequence, a single genomic region encodes these proteins:
- the PRSS27 gene encoding serine protease 27, whose translation MRWPPAVALFLLLLLRFGTQRTKALSVCGRPRRLNRMVGGQDALEGEWPWQVSIQRNGSHFCGGSLITERWVLTAAHCFSNTSETSLYRVLLGARQLVKPGPHATYAQVKRVQSNPLYQGMASSADVALVELEAPVTFTNYILPVCVPDPSVVFETGMNCWVTGWGSPSEQDRLPNPRILQKLAVPIIDTPKCNLLYSKDTESIFQPKTIKDDMLCAGFAEGKKDACKGDSGGPLVCLVGQSWLQAGVISWGEGCARRNRPGVYIRVTSHYDWIHRIIPELQFQHARSGSQKRGLRGQQPLEQNSAPCLAAHTILLVLAALLSGF comes from the exons ATGAGGTGGCCACCAGCTGTGGCcctgttcctgctgctgctgctgcggttTG ggACTCAGAGGACCAAGGCATTGAGCG TCTGTGGACGCCCGAGAAGGTTAAACCGGATGGTGGGTGGGCAGGATGCCTTGGAGGGCGAGTGGCCGTGGCAAGTCAGCATCCAGCGAAACGGAAGCCACTTCTGTGGGGGCAGCCTCATCACGGAGCGGTGGGTCCTCACCGCAGCACACTGCTTCTCCAA CACTTCCGAAACATCCCTGTACCGGGTCCTACTGGGGGCACGGCAGTTGGTGAAGCCGGGGCCACATGCCACATATGCACAGGTGAAGAGGGTGCAGAGCAACCCCCTGTACCAGGGCATGGCCTCCAGTGCCGATGTGGCCCTGGTGGAGTTGGAGGCACCTGTGACCTTCACCAATTACATCCTCCCTGTGTGCGTGCCTGACCCCTCAGTCGTCTTTGAGACAGGCATGAATTGCTGGGTCACCGGCTGGGGCAGCCCCAGTGAACAAG ACCGCTTGCCTAACCCTCGAATCCTGCAGAAACTCGCAGTGCCCATCATTGACACACCCAAGTGCAACCTACTCTACAGCAAAGATACTGAGTCTATCTTCCAGCCAAAAACCATCAAGGATGACATGCTGTGTGCCGGCTTCGCTGAGGGCAAGAAGGACGCCTGCAAG GGTGACTCAGGTGGCCCTCTGGTATGCCTCGTGGGCCAGTCGTGGCTGCAGGCTGGGGTGATCAGCTGGGGTGAGGGTTGTGCCCGCCGGAACCGCCCAGGTGTCTACATCCGGGTCACCTCCCACTATGACTGGATCCATCGCATCATCCCAGAGCTGCAGTTCCAGCACGCCAGGTCAGGCAGCCAGAAGCGGGGCCTCAGGGGGCAGCAGCCCCTTGAGCAGAACTCTGCACCCTGCCTGGCGGCTCACACCATCCTCCTGGTGCTTGCGGCCCTGCTCTCCGGCTTCTGA